A stretch of the Aegilops tauschii subsp. strangulata cultivar AL8/78 chromosome 4, Aet v6.0, whole genome shotgun sequence genome encodes the following:
- the LOC141021200 gene encoding uncharacterized protein: protein MSDGQGNAPPGGYFIGRPVNTDETKEKEPPQAVPEPAPAALNTPGDYFVGRPSNHEQNTAAPPAKPSFLAKFCPCLAGGGATS, encoded by the exons ATGAGCGACGGCCAGGGCAATGCTCCTCCTGGAG GCTACTTCATCGGCCGTCCGGTAAACACCGACGAGACCAAGGAGAAAGAACCGCCGCAGGCCGTCCCTGAGCCTGCTCCAGCTGCGCTGAATACCCCTGGTG ATTACTTCGTCGGCCGCCCGTCGAACCACGAGCAGAACACGGCAGCGCCGCCGGCTAAACCGAGCTTCTTGGCCAAATT CTGTCCATGCCTCGCCGGCGGTGGAGCTACCAGCTAG